AAAacataatagtaaaaataaaaaattccccttatatttttaacatgcatgtcacTTATTACCTAATTGGTCAAACTAGAGCATTTACCTTGAGTTATTGTGTCTTTGAGATGTCGAAACGTCCCCCTTAATTGATTGGTTGGATAATTGGAAACAACAAGGTTGGATAATTAAAGTATTCAACATTGAAAGGCATCCCCCAATTGGTCATTACCAAAAAGGTAAGTTGACCAAATTTGGAATCCTTAATGGACTCAGCAAATCCAACCCCTCGTCAAACCACCTATCACTTTGTGCAAAGAGAGATGCAtgtcaattaagttacaaaactctttaTGTGGACTAAAATAGTTAATTTAAGATGTGCTTGTATAAGCttttacgaaaaaaaaaaaaaaacattttgggtttaaaataaacatttgtaaaaaatttacaaggagTTGTTGTTGCGAAGCatcattttagattttaaaaatacacttttaaGCGCTCAAATCACTTAACCAAACAGactcttataaaaaattagatggtaAGTGAGGCCGTACATAATTTaactataattatataaaaatatttgatGAAAATTGATTGAAATATAGCACTATTCTTTCATCAAATCATGTTATACTAAAATTCAGAAATATAGATTTAAAAGTTTTAAGTAATAAGTTATCCCCAAAATAGATGCATAAGAACTTCTGAATAACACCTAACAAACAAAACCAGGGGCAGGTACACCCTTAAACCATTAAACCACGAGACACAACAAAAAGTGATAGACTCGCTCAACAAGCGACGCACCCAGAGAGCGCCTAGCTCTAGCCCTGGTTTCACCCAAAGCCATGGACTCAACACCAACGACCCCGCAACCTCTCCCTCCGCTCTCCATCAAATCCTCTCCTCGCAAACTCCCCATCAAACGCAAAaccccccaccaccaccaccctgACTCCTCTTCCTCTAAACCTAACCCTAATTTCCTCTCCCCCAAACTCGAATCCCCACGAGACGACGAAAGctccgccgccgccgccgccgccaaAACGCCGCCATTCAAATTCCACCGAATATGGACCGAGCCCGACGAAATCCGATTCCTCCAAGGCCTCCTCCACTGCAATTCCCAGGGTCTCTCCTTCCCCAAAGACCTCCACCTCTTCTTCGACCAGTTCTCCAATTCCATGTCTCAGCCTTACACCAAATCCCAGCTCTCCGAGAAGCTCCGCCGCCTCCGAAAGAAGTTCCGCGTCATTTCCGCCAGACTCGCCCGCGGCCTCAACCCTTCCATGCTCTCCCCTCACGATCGCGCTCTCTTCGACCTCTCCAAGTCCCTCTGGAGCCCCCAAATCCAATCCTATGATGCCACTGCCGacgatgataatgatgatgaggaGGAGAACGAGGAGTTTTGCGGTGGTTTGGGAATGGGCGTTGTGGGGGCAAAGGCCGTGTTGGATGTGTTTGATCAGTGTTTGAAGGAGGTTCGGGCGGTTCTCCTTCGCCGGGGGCTGCTTCTGTCGGACAATAATAAGTCTTCTTCGAAAGCTATGGACTTCGAGAGGCGGTGGCAGGAGCAAAGGGTGGCGGAATTGGACGTTTTCGCTCGCCG
This DNA window, taken from Quercus robur chromosome 2, dhQueRobu3.1, whole genome shotgun sequence, encodes the following:
- the LOC126700723 gene encoding probable transcription factor At5g28040; its protein translation is MDSTPTTPQPLPPLSIKSSPRKLPIKRKTPHHHHPDSSSSKPNPNFLSPKLESPRDDESSAAAAAAKTPPFKFHRIWTEPDEIRFLQGLLHCNSQGLSFPKDLHLFFDQFSNSMSQPYTKSQLSEKLRRLRKKFRVISARLARGLNPSMLSPHDRALFDLSKSLWSPQIQSYDATADDDNDDEEENEEFCGGLGMGVVGAKAVLDVFDQCLKEVRAVLLRRGLLLSDNNKSSSKAMDFERRWQEQRVAELDVFARRLRLVLDNSLRRQ